ATCACGGGGAGAAGGGCCAGGAAGAGGCATTTCTCAAAGTGCAGGAATATCTGATGAGCGACGACGTCCAGGATCAGATCCAGAAGACCGGGCGGCGCACAGGATATGAAGGAGTGTCTGCGGAGAATGAAGATATTTTCAACAAGGACTGGGGCATTGATACAGAGCGGATCCTGTCTCCCATCACCATGCCGGCGGCAGATGTGCTGGAGGAGGCGCTGAACCTTTATCAGACTCAGTTCCGAAAGCCTTCGCTGACAGTCTACTGTCTGGATTTTTCCGGAAGTATGTACGGAGAGGGGCAGGAACAGCTGATGGAAGGTCTGGCGCAGGTGATGCTCCAGGATCAGGCCAGGGCCAATCTTCTGGAGGCCAGCGAGGGAGAAGTAAATATCGCGGTGATCTTCAGTGATCAGGTGTTGAATGTATATGATGCAGGAAATCCTACCGATGAGAATATGCAGCAATTATACGATAAGATCAGCAGGCACGAGTGCGTAGGCGGAACCGATATTTATCTTGCGGCAGAGGAAGCCCTTAGTTATCTGGAGCAGTATGATCTGTCCGCTTATACTCCGGCGGTGATCCTGATGACGGACGGAGAATCCAACGGGTCACACAGCATGGAAGACCTGAAATCGGCTTATCAGGACGGGGGATATGATGTTCCCATCTTTTCTATCCTGTTTGGAGAGGCTTACGAGGAAGAACTGCAGGAGATCGCGGATCTCACCAACGGAAGAGTTTTTGACGGAAGAGAAGACCTGGTGGGAGCTTTCCGCAGTGTGAAAGGATATAACTAGATGAAGAAAGAGATTTGTGTGATCGCTCTCAGCTTTGTGTTTGATTTGTTCTTTTTCTATTTTCTGTTTGGGATGCTGCGCTGGAACTTCCTCTTCAGCGCAGTGTTGGCGGTGCTTTTGTATATGGCGCTCACGTTGCTTCTGAAACCGGTGAGAAAGATCGGGAAGGTGAAGGTGGAGACCCTGAGGGACGGAGAACATTTAAGGGAGAAGCTGGAAGAAGCCAGGGCGGATCTTAAGAGCATCGAGCGGTCCATGACGAAGATCCGGGATCTGGAACTGAAGGAAGAATCGGAGCGGCTTCACCGGACGGCGGGAAACATCCTGAAGTATCTGGAGGAAAATCCAGGGAAGATCCCCCAGGCCCGGCAATTCATTGACTATTATCAGGATACGGCGTCCCAGCTGCTGGAGAAATATGTGGATCTGCAGAATACCGGCCTTAATACGGAGGATACCAGACGACTGAAGGTACAGACAGAGGAAGCCATCCGTACTCTGAATGAGGCGTTTGAGAATCAGTTCCAGAAGCTGATGTCGGAGGAGCTTCTGGATATGGAAGCAGAGCTCCAGCTGCTGCGGCAGACGATGAAGATGGAAGGACACAGTACCACCCGGCAGGCGAACGGGGGAGAAAAAGGAGGCGCCAGAGAGATATGAAAGCGAGAATTGCAGGCCTGATCCTTTTGGTGGTGGTGATCCTGGCGGCGGGAGGATATTATCTCTATTCTTCCGGAAAACCACAGATCACTACCCTGGACGGATATCTGGGGGGAGAGAAGATCGGCCTTTTCGAGGATGAGGAAGTAAAGGATGTGCTGCGGAAGAACTACGGGCTGGAGCTGGAGTATGCCAAGGCCGGGTCCCTGGACATGGTGACGGCAGACCAGGAGGGGATGGATTATCTCTTTCCTTCCAGCCGGACGGCGCTGGATTACTATCGGGATGTCCACGGGGAGCCTGCGAAGCAGGATATTATCCTGAATACGCCTATTGTGATCTATACTCATCAAATGGTGCTGGATGCGCTGCTGGAACAAAAGGTGGCGACCGAACGGGATGGTAGTTTCTATGTAGATATGCAGAAACTGACGGATCTTATGCTGGCAGATACCAGCTGGGCAGATATCGGCCTGCCGGAGCTCTATGGGAGTGTGTCGGTGGACACTACTGATCCGGTGAAATCCAACTCTGGAAATGTCTATGCCGGACTTCTGGCCAATGTGCTAAACAGCGGAGAGACTGTGGATGAGACCAGCGTAGGAGCGGTGCTTCCCCAGCTGAAGGAGATTTTTTCCAGGCTGGGATATATGGAGACTTCTTCCGCGGATCTGTTTGATCAGTTCCTGAAGACCGGAGTAGGGGCAAAGCCCATGATCGCAGGTTATGAAAGTCAGCTTTTGGAGTTTTCTGTTCAGAATCCGGAGGAATATGAGACGCTGAAAGAGGATATCGTCATGCTCTATCCAACGCCCACCATCTGGTCCACCCATGTGCTGATCGCCCTGGACGATCCGGGAGAGCAGCTGATCAGCGCCCTGCTGGATGAAAAAGTGCAGGCGCTTGCCTGGGAGAAACACGGGTTTCGGACCAGCCTTTATTCGGCGGCGTCAGATGTGGAGATCTTTCCGGTAGAAGAGACCTGCCAGGAGATCACCCAGGTAATGGAGATCCCGGATTACCAGACAATGAAACAAATTATTGATTATCTGTCATAAGAGCGGAGAAAGGATGGGAAGAGATGAGCGAGATCACCATGGAAGCCCTGATGCGGGCAAAAGAAAAAAAGATGGAAGAAACGCTGCCGGCGCAAGAACCGGCGGAAGAGGCGCTGACACCGCAGGAGCGGCAGCGGGTGGATGAGATCAAGAAGGAGATTGATTTCCTGGATCCTCAGACCGACGTACAGTACGGTGTGGGAGCCCAGCGTAATATCGCTGATTTTTCCCAGCGGATCCTGGGGCAGGTGCGTACGAAAGACAGTGGGACGGCAGGAGAGCTTCTGCTGGAGCTTTCCGAAAAGGTGCGCAATTCCGATGTGGCAAAGATTGGAAATAATGAGGGGATCCTGGATAAGATCCCGTTCTTAAAGAGCGCAAAAGACCGTATCCGCCGTTTTCAGGCCCAGTATGAGACGCTGGAGGTGCAGGTGGACCGGATCGAGGGAGAACTGGAGAAGGCCCGCATGGAGATGCTCAAAGATATCAATATGTTTGAGACCTTGTATCAGAAGAACCTGGAGTATTTCCGGGAACTGGAATGCTATATCACCGCAGGGGAGGAGAAGGTGGCTGAAGTGCGCCAGGAAACCCTTCCCGGTTTGCGCCAGGAGGCCGCTGA
This window of the Massilistercora timonensis genome carries:
- a CDS encoding toxic anion resistance protein, with product MSEITMEALMRAKEKKMEETLPAQEPAEEALTPQERQRVDEIKKEIDFLDPQTDVQYGVGAQRNIADFSQRILGQVRTKDSGTAGELLLELSEKVRNSDVAKIGNNEGILDKIPFLKSAKDRIRRFQAQYETLEVQVDRIEGELEKARMEMLKDINMFETLYQKNLEYFRELECYITAGEEKVAEVRQETLPGLRQEAAESGDPMAAQVLRDFEDTVNRFEKKLHDMKLSRTIAIQTAPQIKMIQNNDKMLVDKIQTAVLNTIPVWKSQVVIALGLYRQQKTLQMQREITDTTNQLLEKNAELLKTNTLETAKESERGIADIATLKKVNDDMIRTIEETLRIQREGSVKRHEAEKELARLEADMKRALAGQFDQR
- a CDS encoding 5-bromo-4-chloroindolyl phosphate hydrolysis family protein yields the protein MKKEICVIALSFVFDLFFFYFLFGMLRWNFLFSAVLAVLLYMALTLLLKPVRKIGKVKVETLRDGEHLREKLEEARADLKSIERSMTKIRDLELKEESERLHRTAGNILKYLEENPGKIPQARQFIDYYQDTASQLLEKYVDLQNTGLNTEDTRRLKVQTEEAIRTLNEAFENQFQKLMSEELLDMEAELQLLRQTMKMEGHSTTRQANGGEKGGAREI